The following coding sequences lie in one Liolophura sinensis isolate JHLJ2023 unplaced genomic scaffold, CUHK_Ljap_v2 scaffold_65, whole genome shotgun sequence genomic window:
- the LOC135481413 gene encoding uncharacterized protein LOC135481413, producing MDRVEPFQQPCRENKEQITDDLATNAPKGSFLFARSKSRLYITIKIPISPIKSALSLFKIISVPVPINTTSPHASQLLGIDSYLAITTGNDYYTTIDKDTLERCSNHKHRLCSNILSLSPITHASCDIAVRHPVNLALLQSFFSSSEIHDILPDTTFPQPLEVDVPKFQLYNHTFSTMLAADQRSHLSLARMAESAKRNAMVFRHLAEPILSGDAHIE from the exons ATGGATAGAGTTGAACCATTTCAACAACCCTGTAGAGAGAACAAGGAACAAATAACGGATGACCTGGCGACAAATGCTCCCAAG GGTTCGTTTCTTTTCGCTCGTTCTAAATCACGTTTGTACATAACGATTAAAATCCCAATTTCTCCCATAAAATCAGCACTGTCATTATTCAAAATTATAAGTGTACCTGTCCCGATAAATACCACGTCACCTCACGCTTCTCAATTATTAGGTATTGATAGTTACCTTGCAATCACAACAGGAAACGATTATTACACAACTATAGACAAAGATACGTTGGAACGATGCTCAAACCATAAACATAGATTGTGTTCAAATATACTCAGTCTGTCTCCAATAACACACGCCTCTTGT GATATAGCGGTACGACATCCAGTTAATTTAGCCTTGCTCCAATCATTTTTTTCAAGTAGCGAAATTCATGATATTTTACCTGACACGACATTCCCCCAACCCTTGGAAGTTGACGTGCCCAAATTTCAATTGTATAACCACACGTTCTCTACTATGCTTGCTGCTGACCAACGGAGCCACCTAAGCTTAGCGCGCATGGCAGAAAGTGCCAAAAGAAACGCAATGGTATTTAGACATTTGGCGGAACCCATTTTATCTGGTGACGCACATATTGAGTGA